The following are from one region of the Penaeus chinensis breed Huanghai No. 1 chromosome 32, ASM1920278v2, whole genome shotgun sequence genome:
- the LOC125042464 gene encoding uncharacterized outer membrane protein YpjA-like, whose product VEVVEGSGVVEVEGSGVVEVVEGSGVVEVVEGSGVVEVEGSGVVEVVEGSGVVEVVEGSGVVEVEGSGVVEVVEGSGVVEVVEGSGVVEVVEGTGVVEVVEGSGVVEVVEGSGVVEVVGGTGVVEVVEGSGVVEVVEGTGVVEVVEGSGVVEVVEGSGVVEVVEGTGVVEVVEGSGVVEVVEGTGVVEVVEGFGVVEVVEGSGVVEVVEGSGVVEVVEGSGVVEVVEGSGVVEVEGSGVVEVVEGSGVEVVEGSGVEVVEGSGVVEVVEGTGVVEVVVGSGVVDVVEGFGVVEVVEDSGLVEVVDGSGVVEIIVAEDTKVVVDALGDKEVDTVAGVVGIPSRSSKGAVILQVAEHVNLLPTCNLTSPHSALRDASMYTKKKSD is encoded by the exons GTTGAGGTCGTTGAAGGCTCTGGGGTAGTTGAGGTTGAAGGTTCCGGGGTCGTTGAGGTCGTTGAAGGTTCCGGAGTCGTTGAGGTCGTTGAAGGCTCTGGGGTCGTTGAGGTTGAGGGTTCCGGGGTCGTTGAGGTCGTTGAAGGTTCCGGAGTCGTTGAGGTCGTTGAAGGCTCCGGGGTCGTTGAGGTTGAAGGTTCCGGGGTCGTTGAGGTCGTTGAGGGTTCCGGAGTCGTTGAGGTCGTTGAGGGTTCCGGGGTCGTTGAGGTCGTTGAAGGAACCGGAGTCGTTGAGGTCGTTGAGGGTTCCGGGGTCGTTGAGGTCGTTGAGGGTTCCGGGGTCGTTGAGGTCGTTGGAGGAACCGGAGTCGTTGAGGTCGTTGAGGGTTCCGGGGTCGTTGAGGTCGTTGAAGGAACCGGAGTCGTTGAGGTCGTTGAGGGTTCCGGGGTCGTTGAGGTCGTTGAGGGTTCCGGGGTCGTTGAGGTCGTTGAAGGAACCGGAGTCGTTGAGGTCGTTGAGGGTTCCGGGGTCGTTGAGGTCGTTGAAGGAACCGGAGTCGTTGAGGTCGTTGAGGGTTTCGGAGTCGTTGAGGTCGTTGAGGGTTCCGGGGTCGTTGAGGTCGTTGAGGGTTCCGGGGTCGTTGAGGTCGTTGAGGGTTCCGGGGTCGTTGAGGTCGTTGAGGGTTCCGGGGTCGTTGAGGTTGAAGGCTCCGGGGTCGTTGAGGTCGTTGAGGGTTCCGGAGTTGAGGTCGTTGAGGGTTCCGGAGTTGAGGTCGTTGAGGGTTCCGGGGTCGTTGAGGTCGTTGAAGGAACCGGAGTCGTTGAGGTTGTTGTTGGTTCTGGGGTCGTTGATGTCGTTGAAGGTTTCGGTGTCGTTGAGGTCGTTGAAGACTCAGGACTTGTTGAGGTCGTTGATGGTTCTGGGGTCGTTGAGATCATTGTTG CTGAAGATACCAAAGTGGTGGTAGATGCACTTGGAGACAAAGAGGTTGATACAGTAGCAGGGGTCGTAGGCATTCCATCGAGAAGTTCCAAGGG GGCTGTCATCCTTCAGGTAGCAGAGCATGTCAACCTCTTGCCAACCTGCAACCTCACATCCCCTCATTCTGCACTCAGAGATGCAtctat GTACACAA aaaagaAATCTGATTGA
- the LOC125042463 gene encoding uncharacterized protein LOC125042463, which translates to MFSWSDANAFCVGLGGKLYTPKSGEEAMDLSLKHGSIWTELTDFDEDGIYTDFDGQPSNPDFWCSGEPYPATDLCAYIRSSGCLANRPCYIATTTLCVSL; encoded by the exons ATGTTCTCTTGGTCTGATGCAAATGCCTTCTGTGTGGGACTCGGAGGCAAGCTCTACACGCCCAAGAGCGGCGAAGAAGCGATGGACCTCTCCCTCAAACACGGAAGTATCTGGACGG AGCTAACAGACTTCGACGAGGACGGAATTTATACTGACTTCGACGGGCAGCCTTCCAACCCGGATTTCTGGTGTTCGGGGGAGCCTTACCCGGCAACGGACCTCTGCGCCTACATCAGGTCGTCAGGCTGCCTGGCCAACCGCCCTTGCTACATCGCCACCACGACCCTGTGCGTCAGTCTCTAG